The Clostridia bacterium genome segment CCATACCTTCGGCAGACAGCTTAAAGTCAGAAACGCATTGATGAATGCCATAAAAAACGGAAGCATAAGTAACGAAACGTTGGAAAAAGCATTGGCGCGTATTGCACAATACAAAAAACGCTATGCAGCCGATAAGGCTTCTATCCAAATTGATTTTAATAAAAATAAGACTTTAGCAGAAAAAATTAGTTACGCAAGCATTACTCTTGCTAGCGGCGAGCCGTTTGAAATTGATAAGGACACCGTAGTAATAGGCGTTACAAACTATGTAAGCTCAAATGCAGAAGATGTCAATGTGGAAAAAATGGATATTGCCAAGATAATAGGCGAAGAATTCGGCATACCATACAAAAGCATAGACAATAAAAACTTCAATACAGCTGATATGCTTGCTTTCGCCCATAACAAAAAGGTCATTTTGGCTTTGGCTGATTCTCATTTGACACTGGTTCAAAAGGTCTTGTATTCATCGCTTAGACAAACCAATCACGAAATAATGTTGATTTCGTTGCGCACTCCATACGATATACTCGACCAGCAAAAGCCCGCATGCCATATTTGCATTTATGAATACACAGCCATGTCTATAAGATCTTTGCTAAAATTTCTAAAAGGCGGCAAAGCAGAGGGTAAACTGCCTGTTAATTTAGGAAAATATTCAGACCAATACATAAGAGAAAACACATCTAAAAGCATATTTTTGGACAATGTCATAAAATATATGAAGCAAAACTACGGACAGAAATTAACTCTAGACAGCGTGGCGCAAAAGTTTTTGATTTCAGGCGGACATCTGTGCAAGCTGTTCAAAAAGAAATTAAACAAGAGTTTTGTGGATGTTCTTAACGAAATCCGTGTGGCGGAATCCAAGCGGCTACTAAATTCAACTAATCTTAAGGTCTATGAAATAGCTTATCTTTGCGGATACACAGACAGCAATTATTTTGTAAGACTTTTTAAGCATTATAACGGGTTAACTCCTAACGAATATCGAAAAAACTATAATCTTTATGACTGAAATCAAAAAAGCAAATCACAACGGTTTGCTTTTTTTGTTTTAAAAATATTCATATTAGGATAATTTTAAATTTTAAAAGTTTTTTAAATTGCCTTAGAATAAAAAGGGTATTTTCTTATTTTCCAAAAGATGCTAAAATAAATAAGATAATTATTTTAAATTTGCTGTTGAATTTAAAATTCT includes the following:
- a CDS encoding glycoside hydrolase family 3 N-terminal domain-containing protein encodes the protein TDFAKALQNNGIMSCYKHFLGHGDVDIDSHIDLPRINKSIDEIKRLELIPYTDIAADAIMTSHILFDKIDDKFPASISKTIIDGILRKELKFKGLVITDCFEMTGLIQTFSIEEAAVFAINAGTDIITISHTFGRQLKVRNALMNAIKNGSISNETLEKALARIAQYKKRYAADKASIQIDFNKNKTLAEKISYASITLASGEPFEIDKDTVVIGVTNYVSSNAEDVNVEKMDIAKIIGEEFGIPYKSIDNKNFNTADMLAFAHNKKVILALADSHLTLVQKVLYSSLRQTNHEIMLISLRTPYDILDQQKPACHICIYEYTAMSIRSLLKFLKGGKAEGKLPVNLGKYSDQYIRENTSKSIFLDNVIKYMKQNYGQKLTLDSVAQKFLISGGHLCKLFKKKLNKSFVDVLNEIRVAESKRLLNSTNLKVYEIAYLCGYTDSNYFVRLFKHYNGLTPNEYRKNYNLYD